The DNA segment ATGCCCTCGTCCTTGCTGAAGACGACCGGCTCGCCCTTGCGCTGCGGGATCTCGACGGGGGTGATCTCGGCCTCGAAGAGCCCGTTCTTCTGGGCGGCGGCGGCCCGCTGGTGGGAGCGCGCCGCGATCTCGTCCTGCTCCGGACGGGCGATGCCCAAACGGGTGTTGTGCTTCTCGGTCGACTCGCCCATCGCGATGCCCTCGTAGGCGTCGGTGAGGCCGTCGTGGGCCATCGCGTCGAGCATCTCGACGGCGCCGTACTTGAAGCCCTCGCGGGACTTCGGGAGCAGGTGCGGGGCGTTGGTCATGGACTCCTGGCCGCCGGCCACGACGACGTCGAACTCACCCGCGCGGATGAGCTGGTCGGCGAGCGCGATGGCGTCGAGGCCGGAGAGGCAGACCTTGTTGACGGTCAGCGCGGGGACGTTCATGGGGATGCCGGCCTTGACGGCGGCCTGGCGTGCCGGGATCTGCCCCGCGCCGGCCTGGAGCACCTGGCCCATGATCACGTACTGCACCTGGTCGCCGCCGATGCCCGCCCGGTCCAGTGCCGCCTTGATGGCGACGGCGCCCAGGTCGGCGCCGGAGAAGGTCCGCAGGGATCCCAGGAGCCGCCCCATGGGGGTGCGCGCTCCCGCCACGATCACTGAGGTGGTGCCGTTCGTGCCGTTCGTTGCAGACATGCGGTGCGGCCTTCCTTTGCAGGGAAGTTAACGAGGGTTCCCGTCAATGTACTGAGCGGTACGCGCCGGGTCACCGGCAAGCGGGTGTGATCGCGCGCACGTTGCGTAACCAGCCGTGAGAGGGGTGCACTGGAGCCATGCTGACGCGAATCGACCACATCGGGATCGCCTGTTTCGACCTCGACAAGACTGTCGAGTTCTACCGTGCCACGTACGGCTTCGAGGTGTTCCACACCGAGGTCAACGAGGAGCAGGGAGTCCGGGAAGCCATGATCAAAATCAATGGGACGTCGGACGGCGGCGCCTCGTATCTGCAGCTCCTGGAACCCACCCGCGAGGACTCCGCGGTGGGCAAGTGGCTTGCCAAGAACGGCGAGGGCGTCCATCACATCGCCTTCGGCACCGCGGACGTGGACGGCGACTCCGCGGACATCCGCGGCAAGGGCGTCCGGGTCCTGTACGACGAGCCCAGGACGGGTTCGATGGGGTCGCGGATCACCTTCCTGCACCCCAAGGATTGTCACGGAGTGCTCACCGAACTCGTCACCGCGGCGCCCGCCACCTCCGAAGACCACTGACCTTCACCTTCCCCGGCCGGTAGAGTGCAGCTTCGGCCGGGGTAAGGGAGTGGGGCTCGGTCCATACTCTGCCGATGATCTGACACCATTTCTTCGGAAGGGTCAGCTCCGATGGGCGCGAGTCCGGTACGACGTGACGTGTACGGGACGAGCACCGCAGGACCGGAGACGGCCGCCACCATGACCAGGGGACGGATGGGACCGCGCAGTGCGGGGCAACGACCGCTACGAGGCTGACGACCACCTCTCGCAGTTCGAGGCCGAGATGGAGCGGCTGAAGAGCGAGCGGGACAAGGCCGTCCAGCACGCCGACGACCTCGGCTACCAGGTCGAGGTGCTGCGCGCCAAGCTGCATGAGGCGCGCCGCAACCTCGCGACCCGTCCTGCCTACGACAACGTCAGTCATCAGGCCGAGCAGATGCTGCGCAATGCGCAGATCCAGGCGGACCAACTGCGTACGGACGCCGAGCGCGAGCTGCGCGAGGCACGGGCGCAGACCCAGCGGCTGCTGCAGGAGCAGGCCGAGCGGCAGTCCCGGCTGGAGGCCGAGCTGCACGCCGAGGCCGTCACCCGGCGCCAGCGGCTCGACGAGGAGCTCAACGAGCGCCGGCAGACCGTCGAGTCGCACGTCAACGAGAACGTCGCCTGGGCCGAACAGCTGCGGGCCCGGACGGAGGCGCAGGCCCGCCGGCTGATGGAGGAGTCCCGCCGGGAGGCCGAACAGGCCCTGTCGGCCGCGCGGGACGAGGCCCATCGGCTGGCCGAGCGCGCCCGCGAGCGGCTCGGCACCGCGGCCGAGGAGGCCCGCGCCGAAGCGGAAAGCATCCTGCGCCGCGCCCGCACGGACGCCGAGCGGCTGCTGAACGCCGCCTCCAACCAGGCCCAGGAGGCCACCGATCAGGCCGAGCAGCTGCGCACCAGCGTCGGCACCGAGTCGGAGGAGGCCCGCCGCCAGGCCGCGGAGCTGACCCGTACCGCCGAGGCCCGCGTCCAGGAGGCCGACAAGGCGCTGCGCGACGCCCGCGCCGAGGCCGAGAAGCTGGTCGAGGAGGCGCAGCAGAGCGCCACCAAGCGGCTGACTGCGGCCGAGTCGGACAACGAGCAGCGCACCCGTACGGCCAAGGCGGAGATCGCCCGGCTGGTCGGCGAGGCCACCAAGGACGCCGAGGCGCTCAAGGCCGAGGCCGAGCAACTGCGCGAGGACGCCCGCGCGGAGGCGGACCGGCTGATCGCCGAGGCGGAGGAGACCGCCCGCTCCAAGGCGTCGGAGGACGCCGCGGCCCAGCTGGCGAAGGCCGCCCGCACCGCCGAGGAGGTGCTGAACAAGGCCTCGGAGGACGCCAAGGCCACCACCAAGGCGGCCGCGGAGGAGGCCGAACGGCTGCGCAGCGAGGCCGAGTCCGAGGCGGACCGGCTGCGCGAGGAGGCCCACGACACCGCGGCCCAGCTCAAGGGCGCGGCGAAGGACGACACCAAGGAGTACCGCGCCAAGACCGCCGAACTCCAGGAGGAGGCGCGGCGGCTGCGCGGCGAGGCCGAGCAGCTGCGCGCGGACGCGGTCGCCGAGGGCGAGCGGATCCGCAGCGAGGCCCGCCGGGAGGCGGTCCAGCAGATCGAGGAGGCGGCCGGGTCCGCCGAGGAGCTGCTGGGCAAGGCCAAGGCCGATGCCGAGGAGACCCGTTCGAGCGCCGTCGCGGAGAGCGAGCGGGTGCGGACGGAGGCCATCGAGCGGGCCACCGCGCTGCGCCGGCAGGCCGAGGAGGCGCTGGAGCGGGCCCGGTCCGAGGGCGAGGAGCTGCTCACCGAGGGCGCCCAGGCCGCGGAGATGGTGACCACCGAGGCCGAGGAGTCCGCCGCGCGGCTGCGCGCGGAGGCCGAAGCGGCCGCGGAGGAGCTGCGGGCCGACGCGCAGGCCGAGCTGGACCGGCTGCACGGCGAGGCGGAGGAGAAGGTCACCGCCGCCGAGCGGACGCTGCGCGACGCCCGCGCGGAGGCGGAGCGGCTGCGCCGGGAGACCCAGGAGGACGCGGCCCGGCTCAAGGCGGAGTCGGCGGAGCGGCGCCGGACGCTGCAGCAGCAGGCCGAGGAGGAGGCCGAGCGGCTGCGCGACGAGGCCGCGTCCGACGCCTCGTCGGCCCGTGCCGAGGCCGAGGCGGTGGCGACGCGGCTGCGCGACGAGGCGTCGGCCGAGGCGGAGCGGCTGAAGGCGGAGGCGCAGGAGACCGCGGACCGGGTGCGCGCCGAGGCCGCGACGGCCGCGGAGCGCACCGGCGCGGAAGCGGCGCAGGCGCTGGCGGCGGCCCAGGAGGAGGCCGCGCGGCGGCGCCGGGAGGCCGAGCAGCAGCTGGGCGAGGCCCGCGAGGAGGCCCACCAGGAGCGCACCGCGGCGCGCGAGCAGAGCGAGGAGCTGCTGGCGTCGGCCCGTACCCGGGTGGGCGAGGCGCAGGAGGAGGCCGAGCGGCTCGTCGAGGAAGCGGACCGGCGCGCGGGCGAGCTGGTGGCGGCGGCGGAGCAGACCGCGCAGCAGGTGCGGGACGCGGTCGCGGGGCTGCACGAGCAGGCCGGCGAGGAGATCGCGGGGCTGCGTTCGGCGGCCGAGCACGCCGCGGAGCGCACCAGGGCCGAGGCCCAGGACGAGGCGGACCGGGTCCGCAAGGACGCCTACGAGGAGCGGGAGCGCGCCTCGCAGGACGCGGCGCGGGCGCGGCAGGAGGCCCAGGAGGCCCAGGAGGCCGCGAAGGTCCTGGCGGAGCGGGCGGTCGCCGAGGCCATCGAGGAGGCCGAGGCGCTCCGTACGGAGGCGGCCGGGGTGCTCGACGAGGCGCGCCGGGACGCCGACACGGCGCGTACGCAGGCCGCCGAGCAGGCCGACCGGCTGGTGGCGGAGGCGACCGCGCAGGCCGAGAAGCTGGTCGCGGACGCCACGGCCAAGGCGCAGCAGCTGCGCACCGACGCCTCGGACGCGCTGGCCGCGGGCGAGCAGGACGCGGCGCGGGCCCGTGCGGAGGCGCGCAACGACGCGAACCGGATGCGTACGGACGCCGCCGAGCAGGCCGACCGCCTGGTCACCGAGGCGCGCGCGGAGGCCGAACGGATCGTCACCGAGGCGACCGAGCTGACGTCGTCGGCGCAGGACGACGCGGACCGTACGGTCCAGGAGGCCCAGCAGGCCGCCGAGCGGCTGCGGGCCGAGGGCGAGCAGCAGGCGCAGGCCCTGGTGGCGGAGGCGACCGAGGCGGCGGAGCGGCTGCGGACCGAGGCGGCCGAGGCGCTGGAGACGGCCCGGCTGGACGCCGAGCGGACCGGCGACCAGGCGCGCGAGGCGGCCAACAAGACGCGTTCGGACGCGGCCGAGCAGGCCGACCAGCTGATGTCGGAGGCCGCGACCGAGGCGGACCGGCTGCGCGCGGAGGCGGCGGAGACGACCGCGGACGCCGAGCGGGACGCGGACCGTACCCGGGCCGACGCCCGGGAGCAGGCGGACCGCATGATCGCGACGGCGACCGCGGAGGCGGACCGGCTGCGGGCGGAGGCGGCCGAGACGGTCACCGCCGCGCAGGAGCACGCCACCCGCACCCGCGGCGAGTCCGCGAAGGTCAAGGAGGACGCCGAGGCGGCGGCCGAGCGGACCCGCGCCCAGGCGCAGCAGGAGGCGGACCAGCTCCTCGACGAGGCGCGGAAGGACGCCGCCAAGCGCCGCGGGGACGCGGCCGAGCAGGCGGACCAGCTCGTCGCCAAGGCCCAGGAGGAGGCGCTGAAGGCCGCCACCGCCGCCGAGGAGCAGGCCGACACGATGGTGGGCGCGGCCCGCAAGGAGGCCGACCGGCTCCTGGCGGAGGCGTCCGCCGACGGCAACGCCCGGGTGGAGAAGGCCCGTGCCGACGCGAACACCCTGCTGGAGGAGGCCCGCGGCGACGCCACCGGCATCCGCGAGCGCGCCGAGGAGCTGCGCCAGCGGATCGAGTCCGAGGTCGAGGAGCTGCACGAGCGGGCCCGCCGGGAGTCCGCGGAGACGATGAAGAACGCCGGCGAGCGGGTCGACAAGCTCATCGCGCAGGCCACGGCCCAGCAGGTGGAGGCCGAGGAGAAGGCCGACCGGATGGTGGCGGACGCGAACAGCGAGGCGAGCAAGGTCCGGATCTCGGCGGTGAAGAAGGCCGAGGGCCTGATCAAGGAGGCGGAGAACAAGAAGGCCGCGGCGGTGCGCGACGCGGAGCGGATGCGCACCGAGGCCGAGGCGGAGGCCGCCCGGATCGTGGACGAGGGCAAGCGGGAGCTGGAGGTCCTGGTGCGCCGGCGGGAGGACATCAACACCGAAATCTCCCGTGTGCAGGACGTGCTGGAGGCCCTGGAGTCGTTCGAGGGACCCGGTGGAAACGGGGAGGGCAAGGGCGGTGGGGTGAAGGCGGCCGCGGGCGCGGGGGCAACTCGTTCGAGTGGCAAGCAGTCTGAAGGGTAGCCACTCAAATGAGGGGTCATTCTCCAGATCAAACCGGCAATGACTCGATGACACGCCGTTGTGGCCCCTAGGATTCTCCTTATCACCTCACCGGTCTCTTCGACAGGAACCCCATGAGCGACACTTCCTCCCCCTTCGGCTTCGAGCTCGTGCGGCGTGGGTACGACCGCGGTCAGGTGGACGACCGCATTACGAAGCTCGTCGCCGACCGCGACAGCGCGCTGGCCCGCATCACGTCGCTGGAAAAGCGGATCGAGGAGCTGCACCTCGAGACGCAGAACGCCCAGGCGCAGGTCAATGACGCCGAACCGTCCTACGCGGGCCTCGGAGCGCGTGTGGAGAAGATCCTCCGTCTCGCCGAGGAGGAGGCGAAGGATCTGCGCGAGGAGGCCCGCCGGGCCGCCGAGCAGCACCGCGAGCTGGCCGAGTCGGCCGCCCAGCAGGTCCGTAACGACGCCGAGCAGTTCGCCACCGACCGGAAGGCGAAGGCGGAGGACGAGGGCTCCCGGATCGTCGAGAAGGCCAAGGGCGAGGCGGCCGCGCTGCGTGCCGAGGCACAGAAGGACGCGCAGTCCAAGCGCGAGGAGGCGGACTCCCTCTTCGAGGAGACCCGGGCCAAGGCGGCGCAGGCCGCGGCCGACTTCGAGACCAACCTCGCCAAGCGCCGTGAGCAGTCCGAGCGCGACCTGGCCTCGCGTCAGGCCAAGGCCGAGAAGCGCCTCGCGGAGATCGAGCACCGCGCCGAGCAGCTCCGCCTGGAGGCCGAGAAGCTGCGTACGGACGCGGAGCGCCGGGCCCGCCAGACGGTGGAGACCGCGCAGCGTCAGGCCGAGGACATCGTGGCGGACGCCAACGCGAAGGCGGATCGTATCCGCAGCGAATCGGAGCGCGAGCTGGCGGCGCTGACCAACCGCCGCGACTCCATCAACGCCCAGCTGACCAACGTCCGCGAGATGCTGGCCACGCTGACCGGCGCGGCGGTGGCCGCGGCCGGCGCCCCGGGCGAGGACGAAACCGCCTCCCGCGGCGTCCCGGCCCAGCAGACCCGCTGACCCTCCCCCAGCTGCCGCTGGGAGGTACCCCCACCCCGGCCGACGCCGGCCGGGCGGGTTCCGCGACGGTCCCGCGCCCCCGTACCGCCTCTGTGGCGGCGCGGGG comes from the Streptomyces angustmyceticus genome and includes:
- a CDS encoding acetyl-CoA C-acetyltransferase, which codes for MIVAGARTPMGRLLGSLRTFSGADLGAVAIKAALDRAGIGGDQVQYVIMGQVLQAGAGQIPARQAAVKAGIPMNVPALTVNKVCLSGLDAIALADQLIRAGEFDVVVAGGQESMTNAPHLLPKSREGFKYGAVEMLDAMAHDGLTDAYEGIAMGESTEKHNTRLGIARPEQDEIAARSHQRAAAAQKNGLFEAEITPVEIPQRKGEPVVFSKDEGIRGETTAESLGKLRPAFAKDGTITAGTSSQISDGAAAVVVMSKARAEALGLEWIAEIGAHGNVAGPDNSLQSQPSNAINHALGKDGLTVDDLDLIEINEAFAAVAVQSMKDLGVSPEKVNVNGGAIALGHPIGMSGARIVLHLALELRRRGGGVGAAALCGGGGQGDALIIRVPGK
- the mce gene encoding methylmalonyl-CoA epimerase, whose protein sequence is MLTRIDHIGIACFDLDKTVEFYRATYGFEVFHTEVNEEQGVREAMIKINGTSDGGASYLQLLEPTREDSAVGKWLAKNGEGVHHIAFGTADVDGDSADIRGKGVRVLYDEPRTGSMGSRITFLHPKDCHGVLTELVTAAPATSEDH
- the scy gene encoding polarized growth protein Scy, producing the protein MRGNDRYEADDHLSQFEAEMERLKSERDKAVQHADDLGYQVEVLRAKLHEARRNLATRPAYDNVSHQAEQMLRNAQIQADQLRTDAERELREARAQTQRLLQEQAERQSRLEAELHAEAVTRRQRLDEELNERRQTVESHVNENVAWAEQLRARTEAQARRLMEESRREAEQALSAARDEAHRLAERARERLGTAAEEARAEAESILRRARTDAERLLNAASNQAQEATDQAEQLRTSVGTESEEARRQAAELTRTAEARVQEADKALRDARAEAEKLVEEAQQSATKRLTAAESDNEQRTRTAKAEIARLVGEATKDAEALKAEAEQLREDARAEADRLIAEAEETARSKASEDAAAQLAKAARTAEEVLNKASEDAKATTKAAAEEAERLRSEAESEADRLREEAHDTAAQLKGAAKDDTKEYRAKTAELQEEARRLRGEAEQLRADAVAEGERIRSEARREAVQQIEEAAGSAEELLGKAKADAEETRSSAVAESERVRTEAIERATALRRQAEEALERARSEGEELLTEGAQAAEMVTTEAEESAARLRAEAEAAAEELRADAQAELDRLHGEAEEKVTAAERTLRDARAEAERLRRETQEDAARLKAESAERRRTLQQQAEEEAERLRDEAASDASSARAEAEAVATRLRDEASAEAERLKAEAQETADRVRAEAATAAERTGAEAAQALAAAQEEAARRRREAEQQLGEAREEAHQERTAAREQSEELLASARTRVGEAQEEAERLVEEADRRAGELVAAAEQTAQQVRDAVAGLHEQAGEEIAGLRSAAEHAAERTRAEAQDEADRVRKDAYEERERASQDAARARQEAQEAQEAAKVLAERAVAEAIEEAEALRTEAAGVLDEARRDADTARTQAAEQADRLVAEATAQAEKLVADATAKAQQLRTDASDALAAGEQDAARARAEARNDANRMRTDAAEQADRLVTEARAEAERIVTEATELTSSAQDDADRTVQEAQQAAERLRAEGEQQAQALVAEATEAAERLRTEAAEALETARLDAERTGDQAREAANKTRSDAAEQADQLMSEAATEADRLRAEAAETTADAERDADRTRADAREQADRMIATATAEADRLRAEAAETVTAAQEHATRTRGESAKVKEDAEAAAERTRAQAQQEADQLLDEARKDAAKRRGDAAEQADQLVAKAQEEALKAATAAEEQADTMVGAARKEADRLLAEASADGNARVEKARADANTLLEEARGDATGIRERAEELRQRIESEVEELHERARRESAETMKNAGERVDKLIAQATAQQVEAEEKADRMVADANSEASKVRISAVKKAEGLIKEAENKKAAAVRDAERMRTEAEAEAARIVDEGKRELEVLVRRREDINTEISRVQDVLEALESFEGPGGNGEGKGGGVKAAAGAGATRSSGKQSEG
- a CDS encoding coiled-coil domain-containing protein, with the protein product MSDTSSPFGFELVRRGYDRGQVDDRITKLVADRDSALARITSLEKRIEELHLETQNAQAQVNDAEPSYAGLGARVEKILRLAEEEAKDLREEARRAAEQHRELAESAAQQVRNDAEQFATDRKAKAEDEGSRIVEKAKGEAAALRAEAQKDAQSKREEADSLFEETRAKAAQAAADFETNLAKRREQSERDLASRQAKAEKRLAEIEHRAEQLRLEAEKLRTDAERRARQTVETAQRQAEDIVADANAKADRIRSESERELAALTNRRDSINAQLTNVREMLATLTGAAVAAAGAPGEDETASRGVPAQQTR